The following proteins are encoded in a genomic region of Glycine max cultivar Williams 82 chromosome 18, Glycine_max_v4.0, whole genome shotgun sequence:
- the LOC100500303 gene encoding uncharacterized protein LOC100500303, producing MKTNNNVSGERKSRKRRNGGSDYVEDTLEKWKEYNRQQQLGSRENGVEVIHKAPAKGSRKGCMRGKGGPQNSDCKFRGVRQRIWGKWVAEIREPINGKLVGEKANRLWLGTFSTALEAALAYDEAAKALYGPCARLNFSESIDSNGSSSSSGSDKKSPSGFSENGCDVAKAEELEVNRHRCHEEKPRFSKVGVFEETEEKPILSGGCVADDSIEELKEITTGFEQCQTSEECMATTLKNVKSEVPGESEEMERELEEVVKNSGIGGEVNHLRKEPMDIAMNARGNYCSSPGSSDAATEHEILLKSEETRGESVETLNSCELSCSNHCLGFMHNNMLPDTNLRPNPEASIAKKHTEEVISEILGLCQGKCLKISHGQSPNEQFRRSEHFDEMKTRLKGLECKLRAHSIHYKNQAPIVGDSNHPSMQGIHLFGGGTVGPIESMSQVEALNNINTNRNSLPGFSSGHGRKLCDLSQQLHKLGGYLPEHWNSVQFPDLEVGHDYSFLNPDYDFGLYEEQKLLDICFPHVGS from the exons ATGAAGACTAATAACAACGTTTCTGG GGAGAGGAAATCGCGGAAGAGACGCAACGGTGGAAGTGATTATGTGGAAGACACACTTGAAAAGTGGAAGGAGTACAACAGGCAGCAACAACTTGGCTCTAGAGAAAATGGGGTGGAAGTGATTCACAAAGCTCCCGCAAAAGGGTCGAGAAAAGGGTGCATGAGAGGAAAGGGAGGGCCTCAGAACTCCGATTGCAAGTTCAGAGGTGTGAGGCAGAGGATTTGGGGTAAATGGGTTGCTGAGATTCGCGAACCTATCAATGGCAAGCTTGTTGGTGAGAAAGCAAATAGGCTTTGGCTTGGTACTTTCTCCACTGCACTTGAGGCTGCTCTTGCTTATGATGAAGCGGCTAAGGCCTTGTATGGCCCTTGTGCCCGTTTGAATTTTTCCGAGTCAATAGACTCTAatggatcatcatcttctaGTGGAAGTGATAAAAAATCACCAAGTGGTTTTTCAGAGAATGGTTGTGATGTTGCAAAAGCTGAGGAATTGGAGGTGAACCGTCATCGGTGTCATGAAGAGAAACCAAGATTTTCTAAGGTTGGTGTCTTTGAGGAGACAGAAGAGAAACCGATTCTTTCTGGAGGTTGTGTGGCTGATGACTCAATAGAGGAGTTGAAGGAAATCACAACTGGCTTTGAACAGTGTCAAACAAGTGAAGAATGTATGGCAACAACTTTGAAAAATGTTAAGTCTGAAGTACCAGGAGAAAGTGAAGAAATGGAGAGAGAATTGGAGGAGGTTGTGAAAAACTCTGGCATAGGTGGAGAGGTTAATCACTTGCGGAAGGAGCCTATGGATATAGCCATGAATGCAAGAGGTAACTATTGTAGCTCTCCTGGCTCTTCTGATGCTGCTACTGAACATGAGATTTTGCTCAAGAGTGAAGAAACAAGAGGAGAATCAGTTGAAACTTTGAACTCTTGTGAGTTGAGCTGCAGCAACCATTGCCTTGGATTTATGCATAATAATATGCTGCCAGATACCAATCTAAGACCAAATCCTGAGGCATCTATTGCAAAGAAACATACTGAGGAAGTAATTTCTGAAATCCTAGGACTATGTCAAGGCAAGTGCTTGAAGATTAGCCATGGTCAGTCACCAAATGAGCAATTTAGAAGAAGTGAACATTTTGATGAGATGAAAACTAGGCTTAAGGGTTTGGAATGCAAGCTGAGAGCACATTCTATTCATTACAAGAATCAAGCACCAATAGTAGGGGACTCCAATCATCCTTCTATGCAGGGAATTCATCTGTTTGGTGGTGGCACTGTTGGACCAATTGAAAGTATGTCCCAAGTTGAGGCTTTGAACAACATCAACACAAACAGAAATTCACTACCTGGATTTAGTTCTGGCCATGGTAGGAAGTTGTGTGATCTTTCTCAACAGCTGCACAAACTTGGTGGATACCTTCCTGAGCATTGGAATAGTGTGCAGTTTCCAGACTTGGAAGTTGGTCATGattatagtttcttaaatccTGATTATGATTTTGGTTTATATGAAGAGCAGAAGTTACTTGATATATGCTTTCCACATGTAGGATCTTAG